The genomic stretch ACAACATATTTGACTCGTCAACTATTCCGTAGCCCCGGCCCCTCCGTCAACTATTCCGTAGCCCCGGCCCCTCCAGTGTCCCCCGTCACGCCGCGCTCATCCTCGGCCGGGGGCGCCGCCGGGAGGCCCGGATCCCCGCCGGAACGCTACGGGACCGTCGGGTTCGACGTCTGGCGCTGGTAGTGCCGGGACACCCGGGCACGGTTGCCGCAGGACGGCTTGCACCACGCCTGGCGGGGATGGTCCTTGACGAAGTAGCGCACGCAGCGCGGCGTCGGGCGACGTCCCCCGCCAGGCGACCGTCGGCGTCGAATCCTCCGGCCAGCTCAGCATCGGCCGGACCGGCAGCCGACCGGCAGCCTCGTTGAGTCGGTCGACGGCGTCCGGCACGGGCAGCAGCGTCGAGGAGTCGGCCCGACTCGGCGGCCCGGGACGGACCGCGTGCGCGAAGAGAGCGCGTACGGCGCGCCACACCGCGACCACGTCGAGGCGGAGTCGCTCGTCCGGCCTGCTGATTCCGATGCTGGTGCTGGCCTCGGCGCACGCGGTGCTGCACACCTGCTGGCTCGCCGGCTGGACCGTCGTCTCGGGTGCGGCGGCCCGCCTGCTGCGCACCCTCCGGGTACGCCGGATGCTGGACAGGCTGACCGGCGCGCTCCTGGTCGGTCTCGGTGTCCGCACCGCAGTCGGATAGAGCGGCCTGGTAGACCCGGGTCAGCGCCGTCGCGGGTCAGCGGCCGTCGCGGGTCAGCGCCGTTCGCCGGGGCACGTGGCGACGGTAGGCACTGACCGTTGGGTCACCGGTGATCCAGAAGCGCCAGGGGACGTCGTGGGCGGCGGCCACGCCGACCCGAGGACCGGCGGAGACCTCGGACGGCGCGACCGGCCGCGTCGGCGGAGTCAGCAGCAGCGGCCCGCTGCCGTCGACGAGGTCGGTGCCGTTCGCCGTCGCGTCGAGCCCCAGCGCCACCACCAACCGGGCCGGGCCGCGAGCCAGGTCCCGGTCGGGCACCTCGCCGCGACGCTTGCGGGCGAGATCCAGCCCGTCGACCACCGCACCGGCGCGCAGCAGCACCGCCGCCGCCTCCCCCTCGCGCCCGCAGACCACGTTCAGGCACCAGTGCATGCCGAAGACGAAGTACGTGTAGGCGTGGCCCGCCGGACCGAACATGACCTTGGCACGCGGAGTCGGCCCACGATGGGCGTGCGAGGCCGGGTCCTCCCCGGTACCGGCGTACGCCTCGACCTCGGTGAGCCTGATCCGGACTCCGCCAGCCGCGAGTTCCCAGCCGAGCAGCGTGCGCGCGGTCTCGGCGATCTCGGCGGCGGGCGCGGTCAGCCAGGAGTGGTCCACCCGTCCAGATAACCCGGCTTCCACCTCGACCGGCAACCCGGCGTCCATGCGAAACGGATGTCGGGAGCCTTCTCCTCGTTTCCGGACCCATCGGTCGTATCGACAAGAGCGAAGCCGTGCCGGAGGTAGAAGCGCTGCGCGCCGGTGTTGCTGGCGAACGTCCACAGCTGGAGTCCCGCCGGCCGAAGGGACTTGGCAAGTTCGATCAGTCGCGTGCCCAGTCCCCGGCCGGTCCGGGCGGGATCGACATAGAGCTGGTCGACCCAGTGGCCGTCCAACACCAGCACCGCCAGCAACCGACCGTCGCCGCCCTCGGTCAGCCACACTTCTCGATCGGGAATGACGACGACGCTGACCCACTCACGCACCTCGGCATCCGAGTGGACCATTGCGGGAATCGCGCCAACCGCGGCACGGCGAGCGCCGATGAGCAGGTCCGCGACCGCGCGGGCGTCCTCGGGACCAGCACGACGAGGCGTCACCGGTCCTCGCCGTGAGGCACCAGAGGAATCCACGTGATCAGGCTTCCACACCTGCGGCGCCTCATCGACCACGCCCCACACGGTCCACGAAGGTGAACGGAGTGAGAAGTGCCGACTTGCGGTCCGACCTTGTCCTCGGTTCGTGTCGGTGTTGGGCGAGACCATGAAAGAGGTAAACGATCTGGACGGTCGGTGGCATAGTCGGCAGGCCGGCAAGTGAGGTTGAGGGGAGGGGTAGTGCCTCGCCATCCGGATACAGTGATCAGTCCGAACACCACGCTGAGGGCTGCTCGACAACGGCTGTGGTCACCAAGGCGTCCTGGTCAGTGCCTGTCCCGCGCGGAGCTGGCCGATGCGGTCAACACGGCGCTCGTTGCTCTGTACCCGGGTCGTGACCTCAGCGCCCATTACGTTGATTTCCGGTGGGCCGGGAAGCTGGAACGTGGGGAGCATCGCTGGCCCAATGAGCTGCGTCGAGCAGCGCTGCGCCGGGTACTCGGTGTCGCTTCCGACGCGGAGCTGGACTTATACAGTCCCCGGCGAAGCGACGGTCCGTCGGTGCCAGGTGACGTGGTAGCGCCTCGACCGGGCGG from Micromonospora craniellae encodes the following:
- a CDS encoding CGNR zinc finger domain-containing protein, encoding MRYFVKDHPRQAWCKPSCGNRARVSRHYQRQTSNPTVP
- a CDS encoding GNAT family N-acetyltransferase — its product is MVDEAPQVWKPDHVDSSGASRRGPVTPRRAGPEDARAVADLLIGARRAAVGAIPAMVHSDAEVREWVSVVVIPDREVWLTEGGDGRLLAVLVLDGHWVDQLYVDPARTGRGLGTRLIELAKSLRPAGLQLWTFASNTGAQRFYLRHGFALVDTTDGSGNEEKAPDIRFAWTPGCRSRWKPGYLDGWTTPG
- a CDS encoding DNA-3-methyladenine glycosylase — protein: MDHSWLTAPAAEIAETARTLLGWELAAGGVRIRLTEVEAYAGTGEDPASHAHRGPTPRAKVMFGPAGHAYTYFVFGMHWCLNVVCGREGEAAAVLLRAGAVVDGLDLARKRRGEVPDRDLARGPARLVVALGLDATANGTDLVDGSGPLLLTPPTRPVAPSEVSAGPRVGVAAAHDVPWRFWITGDPTVSAYRRHVPRRTALTRDGR